Genomic window (Streptococcus suis S735):
ACACCTCCTGTTGTGGGGTCTGTCAAGACCGTCAGGTAAAAGAGGCCAGCATTGGAATGGCGTTTCACGGCTGCAGAAATCTTGGCCATTTGCATCAGGCTCATGATGCCTTCCTGCATCCGAGCACCGCCAGATGCGGTAAAGAGGACGACTGGCAAACGCTCTTCAATCGCCAACTCAAAGAGGCGGGTAATTTTCTCACCGACCACTGTGCCCATTGAAGCCATGATAAAGTGAGAATCCATGATTCCAAGGGCAACTGGCTGACCGCCGATTGTCGCCTTGCCTGTCAAAACAGCTTCATCCAAGCCCGTTTTTTGACGGGTGGCTGCTAATTTCTCTAAATAATTGGGGAAGTCCAGCGGATTAGTTGTTTCAATCCCTGTAAACAATTCCTCAAACGATCCTTCATCAACTGTCAAAGCCCGGCGTTCCTGGGCTGTAATCCGAAAATTATAGGAACAGTGTTGACAGGTTTTCTCTAATCCTAAATCATTCTTGTAAAGGATGACCTTACAAGCAGGACATTTAGAAAAGAGTTCATCTGGCACCTCTGGCTTTGCTTGAGGTGCTGACTCTATCCGCGAACGATTGGGATTGATGCGGATATATTTGTCCTTTTTGCGAAACAAAGCCATAGCATTCTCCTAGTTTACTTTTTTAGATCTTCTTGATAGCGGGGTAAAAATTCTTCCATGAGGTAGGCAGTGTCATAATCACCAGCCACCACTCGCTTGTCGGAAATCAAGTCCAGCTGGAAGTCCGTATTGGTCACCACTCCGTCAATTTCCAATTCGTAGAGGGCTCGCTGCATCTTCATCAGGGCTTCAAAACGATTTTCCCCATGCACGATGACCTTGGCAATCATAGAATCATAGTAAGGCGGAATGGTGTAGCCTGGATAAACAGCTGAATCTACACGCAAACCAACGCCACCACTTGGCAGGTAGAGAGTGGAAATCTTACCTGGACTTGGGGCGAAGTTGAAGGCTGGATTTT
Coding sequences:
- the accD gene encoding acetyl-CoA carboxylase, carboxyltransferase subunit beta, which produces MALFRKKDKYIRINPNRSRIESAPQAKPEVPDELFSKCPACKVILYKNDLGLEKTCQHCSYNFRITAQERRALTVDEGSFEELFTGIETTNPLDFPNYLEKLAATRQKTGLDEAVLTGKATIGGQPVALGIMDSHFIMASMGTVVGEKITRLFELAIEERLPVVLFTASGGARMQEGIMSLMQMAKISAAVKRHSNAGLFYLTVLTDPTTGGVTASFAMEGDIILAEPQTLVGFAGRRVIESTVRENLPDDFQKAEFLQEHGFVDAIVKRQDLPATISRLLRMHGGVR